A window of the Callospermophilus lateralis isolate mCalLat2 chromosome 7, mCalLat2.hap1, whole genome shotgun sequence genome harbors these coding sequences:
- the Mindy1 gene encoding ubiquitin carboxyl-terminal hydrolase MINDY-1 isoform X2 produces MEHPQPEHPSSGKARNAETDTSENQEVLSGPDEYPQDQDTRDADEEAAKQEPGDEALLPTQSGENLESPPPETNSSQPGPSCSMSPEAETLGACSRPQELPQSPRTRQTEPDFYCVKWIPWKGERTPIITQSTNGPCPLLAIMNILFLQWKVKLSPQKEVITSDELLTHLGNCLLSIQPQGKSEGLQLNFQQNVDDAMTVLPKLATGLDVNVRFTGVSDFEYTPECSVFDLLGIPLYHGWLVDPQSPEAVSAVGKLSYNQLVEKIITCKHSSDPNLVTEGLIAEQFLETTAAQLTYHGLCELTAAAKEGELSVFFRNNHFSTMTKHKEEQVVWESLHNVDGDSCFCDSDFHLSHSLGKGPEAQGGGSSPEKQLQVDQDYLMALSLQQQQQPQGMLGLSDLELAQQLQQEEYQQQQPVQPAQMRALSPQGRGATSGRPAGERRQRPKQESDCTLL; encoded by the exons ATGGAGCACCCTCAGCCTGAACATCCGTCCTCGGGTAAGGCCAGGAATGCAGAAACAGACACCTCTGAAAACCAGGAGGTCCTATCAGGACCAGATGAGTACCCTCAGGACCAAGACACCAGAGATGCTGATGAGGAAGCTGCAAAACAAGAGCCAGGAGACGAAGCTTTGTTACCAACCCAGAGTGGGGAGAACCTTGAGTCCCCTCCTCCTGAAACTAACTCAAGTCAACCTGGGCCATCCTGTAGCATGTCACCTGAGGCAGAGACACTAGGAGCATGCTCCAGGCCCCAGGAGCTTCCCCAGTCCCCGAGGACCCGACAGACTGAGCCAGATTTCTACTGTGTAAAATGGATCCCCTGGAAGGGAGAACGGACACCCATCATCACCCAGAGCACTAATGGTCCTTGCCCTCTCCTTGCCATCATGAATATCCTCTTCCTTCAGTGGAAG GTGAAGCTGTCTCCCCAGAAGGAAGTGATCACATCAGATGAGCTCTTGACCCACCTTG GAAACTGCCTCTTGTCCATCCAACCTCAGGGAAAATCAGAGGGACTTCAGCTTAATTTTCAGCAG AATGTGGATGATGCAATGACAGTGCTGCCAAAGCTGGCCACCGGTCTTGATGTCAATGTGCGATTCACAGGAGTCTCTGACTTTGAGTATACACCCGAATGCAGTGTCTTTGACCTACTAGGCATACCTCTGTACCATGGCTGGCTTGTTGATCCACAG AGTCCCGAGGCTGTGAGCGCAGTTGGGAAACTGAGTTACAACCAGCTAGTAGAGAAGATCATCACCTGCAAACACTCCAGTGACCCCAACCTCGTGACAGAAG GCTTGATCGCAGAGCAGTTCCTGGAGACCACTGCAGCACAGCTGACCTACCATGGCCTATGTGAGCTTACAGCGGCTGCCAAGGAGGGTGAACTTAGTGTCTTTTTCCGCAACAACCACTTTAGCACTATGACTAAGCACAAG GAGGAGCAAGTGGTATGGGAGAGCCTGCACAACGTGGACGGAGACAGCTGCTTCTGTGACTCTGACTTCCACCTGAGTCATTCCCTCGGCAAGGGCCCTGAAGCACAAGGTGGGGGTAGCTCCCCAGAGAAGCAGCTGCAGGTAGATCAG GATTACCTGATGGCCTTGTCCttgcaacagcagcagcagccacaAGGAATGCTGGGCCTTAGTGACCTGGAGCTGGCCCAGCAACTTCAGCAAGAGGAGTATCAACAGCAGCAACCAGTCCAGCCTGCGCAGATGCGGGCCCTGTCACCCCAG GGGAGAGGAGCCACGTCAGGACGCCCAGCCGGGGAGCGCCGACAGAGGCCGAAGCAGGAGTCCGACTGTACTCTGCTATAG
- the Anxa9 gene encoding annexin A9 isoform X3 → MSMSSREMGPSVTPEILSHLGLANKTAAWGTLGTLRTFLSFSVDKDVQRLLKAITGQGVDCGAIVEVLTNRSREQRQLISRAFQERTQQASDSAEDVTMEILATRTPPRLQECLAAYGHDFQVEAEDDIKSKTSGILRDLLLALAKGGRESYSGIIDYNLAEQDVQALWQDEGRSTQGPWVLILTQRNPKHLTRVFEQYRRRTGQELEEAVRTRFRGDARAALLSLASVIRNTPLYFADKLHRALQESEPNYQVLMRILISRSETDLLSIRAEFKKKFGKSLYSSLQDAVTGDCRSALLALCRAEDI, encoded by the exons ATGTCCATGAGCAGCAGGGAGATGGGACCTTCTGTGACCCCGGAGATCCTTAGCCACCTGGGCCTTGCCAataag ACTGCAGCTTGGGGGACCCTGGGTACACTCAGGACCTTCTTGAGCTTCAGTGTGGACAAAGATGTACAGAGGCTACTGAAAGCCATTACAGGCCAAG GTGTGGATTGTGGTGCCATTGTGGAGGTGCTAACCAATCGGAGCAGAGAGCAAAGGCAGCTTATTTCTAGAGCCTTCCAGGAGCGTACCCAACAG GCCTCAGATTCTGCAGAGGATGTAACCATGGAAATTCTTGCTACCCGAACCCCACCTCGGCTGCAGGAGTGCCTGGCAGCCTATGGGCAC GATTTCCAGGTGGAGGCTGAGGACGACATCAAGTCTAAGACCAGTGGCATCTTGCGGGACCTGCTCCTGGCCCTGGCCAAG GGGGGCCGGGAGAGCTACTCTGGAATTATTGACTACAATCTGGCAGAGCAGGATGTCCAG GCGCTGTGGCAGGATGAAGGGCGCAGCACCCAGGGGCCATGGGTCCTAATCCTCACCCAGCGCAACCCCAAACACCTCACCCGAG TGTTTGAGCAGTACCGGCGGCGCACCGGGCAGGAGCTGGAGGAGGCGGTGCGCACCCGTTTCCGTGGAGACGCCCGGGCGGCCCTGCTCAGCCTAG CCTCGGTGATCAGGAACACGCCGCTGTACTTTGCTGACAAACTTCACCGAGCTCTCCAG GAGTCTGAGCCCAATTACCAAGTCCTGATGCGCATCCTTATCTCTCGAAGTGAGACTGACCTTCTAAGCATCCGAGCTGAGTTCAAGAAGAAATTTGGAAAGTCCCTCTATTCTTCTCTCCAG GATGCTGTCACAGGGGATTGCCGGTCAGCCCTTCTGGCCCTGTGCAGAGCTGAAGACATTTGA
- the Mindy1 gene encoding ubiquitin carboxyl-terminal hydrolase MINDY-1 isoform X1, producing MEHPQPEHPSSGKARNAETDTSENQEVLSGPDEYPQDQDTRDADEEAAKQEPGDEALLPTQSGENLESPPPETNSSQPGPSCSMSPEAETLGACSRPQELPQSPRTRQTEPDFYCVKWIPWKGERTPIITQSTNGPCPLLAIMNILFLQWKVKLSPQKEVITSDELLTHLGNCLLSIQPQGKSEGLQLNFQQNVDDAMTVLPKLATGLDVNVRFTGVSDFEYTPECSVFDLLGIPLYHGWLVDPQSPEAVSAVGKLSYNQLVEKIITCKHSSDPNLVTEGLIAEQFLETTAAQLTYHGLCELTAAAKEGELSVFFRNNHFSTMTKHKSHLYLLVTDQGFLQEEQVVWESLHNVDGDSCFCDSDFHLSHSLGKGPEAQGGGSSPEKQLQVDQDYLMALSLQQQQQPQGMLGLSDLELAQQLQQEEYQQQQPVQPAQMRALSPQGRGATSGRPAGERRQRPKQESDCTLL from the exons ATGGAGCACCCTCAGCCTGAACATCCGTCCTCGGGTAAGGCCAGGAATGCAGAAACAGACACCTCTGAAAACCAGGAGGTCCTATCAGGACCAGATGAGTACCCTCAGGACCAAGACACCAGAGATGCTGATGAGGAAGCTGCAAAACAAGAGCCAGGAGACGAAGCTTTGTTACCAACCCAGAGTGGGGAGAACCTTGAGTCCCCTCCTCCTGAAACTAACTCAAGTCAACCTGGGCCATCCTGTAGCATGTCACCTGAGGCAGAGACACTAGGAGCATGCTCCAGGCCCCAGGAGCTTCCCCAGTCCCCGAGGACCCGACAGACTGAGCCAGATTTCTACTGTGTAAAATGGATCCCCTGGAAGGGAGAACGGACACCCATCATCACCCAGAGCACTAATGGTCCTTGCCCTCTCCTTGCCATCATGAATATCCTCTTCCTTCAGTGGAAG GTGAAGCTGTCTCCCCAGAAGGAAGTGATCACATCAGATGAGCTCTTGACCCACCTTG GAAACTGCCTCTTGTCCATCCAACCTCAGGGAAAATCAGAGGGACTTCAGCTTAATTTTCAGCAG AATGTGGATGATGCAATGACAGTGCTGCCAAAGCTGGCCACCGGTCTTGATGTCAATGTGCGATTCACAGGAGTCTCTGACTTTGAGTATACACCCGAATGCAGTGTCTTTGACCTACTAGGCATACCTCTGTACCATGGCTGGCTTGTTGATCCACAG AGTCCCGAGGCTGTGAGCGCAGTTGGGAAACTGAGTTACAACCAGCTAGTAGAGAAGATCATCACCTGCAAACACTCCAGTGACCCCAACCTCGTGACAGAAG GCTTGATCGCAGAGCAGTTCCTGGAGACCACTGCAGCACAGCTGACCTACCATGGCCTATGTGAGCTTACAGCGGCTGCCAAGGAGGGTGAACTTAGTGTCTTTTTCCGCAACAACCACTTTAGCACTATGACTAAGCACAAG AGTCATTTGTACCTACTGGTCACTGACCAGGGTTTTCTACAGGAGGAGCAAGTGGTATGGGAGAGCCTGCACAACGTGGACGGAGACAGCTGCTTCTGTGACTCTGACTTCCACCTGAGTCATTCCCTCGGCAAGGGCCCTGAAGCACAAGGTGGGGGTAGCTCCCCAGAGAAGCAGCTGCAGGTAGATCAG GATTACCTGATGGCCTTGTCCttgcaacagcagcagcagccacaAGGAATGCTGGGCCTTAGTGACCTGGAGCTGGCCCAGCAACTTCAGCAAGAGGAGTATCAACAGCAGCAACCAGTCCAGCCTGCGCAGATGCGGGCCCTGTCACCCCAG GGGAGAGGAGCCACGTCAGGACGCCCAGCCGGGGAGCGCCGACAGAGGCCGAAGCAGGAGTCCGACTGTACTCTGCTATAG
- the Anxa9 gene encoding annexin A9 isoform X2, with the protein MSMSSREMGPSVTPEILSHLGLANKTAAWGTLGTLRTFLSFSVDKDVQRLLKAITGQGVDCGAIVEVLTNRSREQRQLISRAFQERTQQDLLKSLQAALSGNLEKIVVALLQPAAQFDAQELRTALKASDSAEDVTMEILATRTPPRLQECLAAYGHDFQVEAEDDIKSKTSGILRDLLLALAKGGRESYSGIIDYNLAEQDVQALWQDEGRSTQGPWVLILTQRNPKHLTRVFEQYRRRTGQELEEAVRTRFRGDARAALLSLASVIRNTPLYFADKLHRALQESEPNYQVLMRILISRSETDLLSIRAEFKKKFGKSLYSSLQDAVTGDCRSALLALCRAEDI; encoded by the exons ATGTCCATGAGCAGCAGGGAGATGGGACCTTCTGTGACCCCGGAGATCCTTAGCCACCTGGGCCTTGCCAataag ACTGCAGCTTGGGGGACCCTGGGTACACTCAGGACCTTCTTGAGCTTCAGTGTGGACAAAGATGTACAGAGGCTACTGAAAGCCATTACAGGCCAAG GTGTGGATTGTGGTGCCATTGTGGAGGTGCTAACCAATCGGAGCAGAGAGCAAAGGCAGCTTATTTCTAGAGCCTTCCAGGAGCGTACCCAACAG GACCTGCTGAAGTCCTTGCAGGCGGCACTCTCGGGGAACCTGGAGAAGATTGTGGTGGCCCTGCTGCAGCCTGCAGCCCAATTTGATGCCCAGGAACTGAGGACAGCCTTGAAG GCCTCAGATTCTGCAGAGGATGTAACCATGGAAATTCTTGCTACCCGAACCCCACCTCGGCTGCAGGAGTGCCTGGCAGCCTATGGGCAC GATTTCCAGGTGGAGGCTGAGGACGACATCAAGTCTAAGACCAGTGGCATCTTGCGGGACCTGCTCCTGGCCCTGGCCAAG GGGGGCCGGGAGAGCTACTCTGGAATTATTGACTACAATCTGGCAGAGCAGGATGTCCAG GCGCTGTGGCAGGATGAAGGGCGCAGCACCCAGGGGCCATGGGTCCTAATCCTCACCCAGCGCAACCCCAAACACCTCACCCGAG TGTTTGAGCAGTACCGGCGGCGCACCGGGCAGGAGCTGGAGGAGGCGGTGCGCACCCGTTTCCGTGGAGACGCCCGGGCGGCCCTGCTCAGCCTAG CCTCGGTGATCAGGAACACGCCGCTGTACTTTGCTGACAAACTTCACCGAGCTCTCCAG GAGTCTGAGCCCAATTACCAAGTCCTGATGCGCATCCTTATCTCTCGAAGTGAGACTGACCTTCTAAGCATCCGAGCTGAGTTCAAGAAGAAATTTGGAAAGTCCCTCTATTCTTCTCTCCAG GATGCTGTCACAGGGGATTGCCGGTCAGCCCTTCTGGCCCTGTGCAGAGCTGAAGACATTTGA
- the Anxa9 gene encoding annexin A9 isoform X1, producing MSMSSREMGPSVTPEILSHLGLANKTAAWGTLGTLRTFLSFSVDKDVQRLLKAITGQGVDCGAIVEVLTNRSREQRQLISRAFQERTQQDLLKSLQAALSGNLEKIVVALLQPAAQFDAQELRTALKASDSAEDVTMEILATRTPPRLQECLAAYGHHKNMGGSQELDNFQVEAEDDIKSKTSGILRDLLLALAKGGRESYSGIIDYNLAEQDVQALWQDEGRSTQGPWVLILTQRNPKHLTRVFEQYRRRTGQELEEAVRTRFRGDARAALLSLASVIRNTPLYFADKLHRALQESEPNYQVLMRILISRSETDLLSIRAEFKKKFGKSLYSSLQDAVTGDCRSALLALCRAEDI from the exons ATGTCCATGAGCAGCAGGGAGATGGGACCTTCTGTGACCCCGGAGATCCTTAGCCACCTGGGCCTTGCCAataag ACTGCAGCTTGGGGGACCCTGGGTACACTCAGGACCTTCTTGAGCTTCAGTGTGGACAAAGATGTACAGAGGCTACTGAAAGCCATTACAGGCCAAG GTGTGGATTGTGGTGCCATTGTGGAGGTGCTAACCAATCGGAGCAGAGAGCAAAGGCAGCTTATTTCTAGAGCCTTCCAGGAGCGTACCCAACAG GACCTGCTGAAGTCCTTGCAGGCGGCACTCTCGGGGAACCTGGAGAAGATTGTGGTGGCCCTGCTGCAGCCTGCAGCCCAATTTGATGCCCAGGAACTGAGGACAGCCTTGAAG GCCTCAGATTCTGCAGAGGATGTAACCATGGAAATTCTTGCTACCCGAACCCCACCTCGGCTGCAGGAGTGCCTGGCAGCCTATGGGCACCATAAGAACATGGGAGGGTCCCAAGAACTGGACA ATTTCCAGGTGGAGGCTGAGGACGACATCAAGTCTAAGACCAGTGGCATCTTGCGGGACCTGCTCCTGGCCCTGGCCAAG GGGGGCCGGGAGAGCTACTCTGGAATTATTGACTACAATCTGGCAGAGCAGGATGTCCAG GCGCTGTGGCAGGATGAAGGGCGCAGCACCCAGGGGCCATGGGTCCTAATCCTCACCCAGCGCAACCCCAAACACCTCACCCGAG TGTTTGAGCAGTACCGGCGGCGCACCGGGCAGGAGCTGGAGGAGGCGGTGCGCACCCGTTTCCGTGGAGACGCCCGGGCGGCCCTGCTCAGCCTAG CCTCGGTGATCAGGAACACGCCGCTGTACTTTGCTGACAAACTTCACCGAGCTCTCCAG GAGTCTGAGCCCAATTACCAAGTCCTGATGCGCATCCTTATCTCTCGAAGTGAGACTGACCTTCTAAGCATCCGAGCTGAGTTCAAGAAGAAATTTGGAAAGTCCCTCTATTCTTCTCTCCAG GATGCTGTCACAGGGGATTGCCGGTCAGCCCTTCTGGCCCTGTGCAGAGCTGAAGACATTTGA
- the Cers2 gene encoding ceramide synthase 2: MLQTLYDYFWWERLWLPVNLTWADLEDREGRVYAKASDLYITLPLALLFLIVRYFFELYVATPLAALLNVKEKTRPRAPPNATLEHFYLTSGKQPKQVEVELLSRQSGLSGRQVERWFRRRRNQDRPSLLKKFREASWRFTFYLIAFIAGMAVIVDKPWFYDMRKVWEGYPIQSIIPSQYWYYMIELSFYWSLLFSIASDVKRKDFKEQIIHHVATIILLSFSWFANYLRAGTLIMALHDSSDYLLESAKMFNYAGWKNTCNNIFIVFAIVFIITRLVILPFWILHCTLVYPLELYPAFFGYYFFNAMMGVLQTLHIFWAYLILRMAHKFITGKLVEDERSDREETESSEGEEATAGGGVKSRPLANGHPIFSNNHRKND; this comes from the exons ATGCTCCAGACCTTGTATGATTACTTCTGGTGGGAACGGCTGTGGCTGCCTGTGAACTTAACCTGGGCTGACTTAGAAGACCGAGAAGGACGGGTCTACGCCAAAGCCTCCGACCTCTATATCACACTACCCCTGGCCTTGCTCTTCCTCATCGTTCGATACTTCTTTGAGCT TTACGTGGCTACACCACTGGCTGCCCTCCTCAACGTAAAGGAGAAAACTCGGCCGCGGGCACCTCCTAATGCCACCTTGGAGCACTTCTACCTGACCAGCGGCAAGCAGCCCAAGCAG GTAGAAGTAGAGCTTTTGTCCCGTCAGAGTGGGCTCTCTGGGCGCCAGGTAGAACGCTGGTTCCGCCGCCGTCGCAACCAGGACCGGCCCAGTCTCCTCAAGAAGTTCCGAGAAGCCAG TTGGAGATTCACATTTTACCTGATTGCCTTCATTGCCGGAATGGCCGTCATTGTGGAT AAGCCCTGGTTCTATGACATGAGGAAAGTTTGGGAGGGATATCCCATACAG AGCATCATCCCTTCTCAGTATTGGTACTACATGATTGAACTTTCTTTCTACTGGTCACTGCTCTTCAGCATTGCCTCTGATGTCAAGAGAAAG GATTTTAAGGAACAAATCATCCACCATGTGGCCACCATCATCCTCCTTAGCTTCTCCTGGTTTGCCAATTACCTCCGAGCGGGAACTCTCATCATGGCTCTGCATGACTCTTCAGACTACTTGCTAGAG TCAGCCAAGATGTTTAACTACGCTGGATGGAAAAATACCTGCAACAATATCTTCATCGTCTTTGCCATTGTTTTTATCATCACTCGACTGGTCATCTTGCCCTTCTG GATCCTGCACTGCACCCTGGTGTACCCGCTGGAGCTCTATCCTGCCTTCTTTGGTTATTACTTCTTCAATGCCATGATGGGAGTGCTGCAGACACTGCATATCTTCTGGGCGTACCTCATTTTGCGCATGGCCCACAAGTTCATAACTGGAAAG CTGGTAGAAGATGAACGCAGTGACCGGGAAGAAACAGAGAGCTCAGAGGGGGAGGAGGCTACAGCTGGGGGAGGAGTAAAGAGCCGGCCCCTAGCCAATGGCCACCCCATCTTCAGTAACAACCATCGTAAGAATGACTGA